A single genomic interval of Nonomuraea rubra harbors:
- a CDS encoding FAD-binding oxidoreductase, protein MQGLSRPELRSRDVGGHQPRTVAGIETPHSLDEVRALVRHAMTARRRLYPISTGRNWGMGSATPVTDDNVVVDLGGMNRIRGLDLEAGFAVVEPGVTQRQLAAVLRDTPWMLNVTASCADTSVIGNALDRGDGCVRSRVHDVAGLEAVLADGSVVTTGGLDPAGRYHGRVAGPDLTQTFVQHNLGIVTAMAVSLVPRPETIGLVHGRIPRDQVGVALGAVTDFLRRGNPADGLLRVRELSLVPDHGDWMLPAGVDPSLFTILGPLMGSDATVELAEELLRKALIEVEGAEALRVVDAAEVGPDDPLYPRALMAQGIPTCRGVHNALGVTSCDRIDEGAMGFLALLPLMPMHARKTDQILAAMQTAVNRHTTALMVEWNLVGKHLANGVIQIFFERGAPDAPYRAHQLRNDGNCLLRGHGCAIYRSDIDHAAADVWSETSTAGLGMLHRLKTALDPDGIISPGRYGA, encoded by the coding sequence ATGCAGGGACTATCGCGACCCGAGCTGCGGTCGCGTGACGTCGGGGGCCACCAGCCGCGCACCGTGGCGGGCATCGAGACGCCACACAGCCTGGACGAGGTCCGCGCCCTCGTACGGCACGCCATGACCGCCCGCCGCCGCCTCTACCCGATCAGCACGGGCAGGAACTGGGGCATGGGCTCGGCCACGCCGGTCACCGACGACAACGTGGTCGTGGACCTCGGCGGCATGAACCGCATCCGCGGCCTCGACCTGGAGGCCGGCTTCGCGGTCGTCGAGCCGGGCGTCACCCAGCGGCAGCTCGCCGCGGTGCTGCGCGACACCCCGTGGATGCTCAACGTCACCGCCTCGTGCGCCGACACCTCCGTGATCGGCAACGCCCTCGACCGCGGCGACGGCTGCGTCCGCTCCCGCGTCCACGACGTGGCCGGGCTGGAGGCCGTGCTGGCCGACGGCAGCGTGGTCACCACCGGCGGGCTGGACCCGGCGGGACGCTACCACGGCCGGGTCGCCGGGCCCGACCTGACGCAGACGTTCGTGCAGCACAACCTGGGCATCGTCACCGCCATGGCCGTGTCGCTGGTGCCGCGCCCGGAGACCATCGGGCTGGTGCACGGCCGCATCCCGCGCGACCAGGTCGGCGTGGCGCTCGGCGCGGTCACCGACTTCCTGCGCCGCGGCAACCCGGCCGACGGGCTGCTGCGCGTGCGCGAGCTGTCGCTCGTGCCCGACCACGGCGACTGGATGCTGCCCGCCGGCGTGGACCCCAGCCTGTTCACCATCCTCGGGCCGCTCATGGGCAGCGACGCCACCGTCGAGCTGGCCGAGGAACTGCTGCGCAAGGCGCTCATCGAGGTCGAGGGCGCCGAGGCGCTGCGCGTGGTGGACGCGGCCGAGGTCGGCCCCGACGACCCGCTCTACCCCCGGGCGCTCATGGCGCAGGGCATCCCCACCTGCCGCGGCGTGCACAACGCGCTCGGCGTGACGTCCTGCGACCGGATCGACGAGGGCGCGATGGGCTTCCTGGCGCTGCTGCCGCTGATGCCCATGCACGCCCGCAAGACCGACCAGATCCTCGCCGCCATGCAGACCGCCGTGAACCGCCACACCACCGCCCTCATGGTCGAGTGGAACCTGGTCGGCAAGCACCTGGCCAACGGCGTCATCCAGATCTTCTTCGAACGCGGCGCGCCCGACGCCCCCTACCGCGCGCACCAGCTCCGCAACGACGGCAACTGCCTGCTGCGCGGGCACGGCTGCGCCATCTACCGTTCCGACATCGATCACGCCGCCGCCGACGTCTGGTCCGAGACCAGCACCGCCGGCCTCGGCATGCTGCACAGGCTCAAGACGGCGCTCGACCCGGACGGCATCATCTCGCCCGGCCGCTACGGCGCCTGA
- a CDS encoding MFS transporter, with protein sequence MRSSPAAVRGTGTTGADRRHGVMLRLVGAGVMLTVMADTTATTLAVGVLRYTPAGAGMPLGDLVWLTSAAFIPIAALLATAGRWADLFGRRRVLAVGLVVFVLGGIATVAVEPWSYVLAARAVQGAGAAAMIPASLGLLLGELPESQRRGAIALWSSASGLGCLLMQAGGGWLAATVGWRALFIPDVIIGVALLIACVALPSGRRTPAKGMPDVLGAWLLAAGIAVIVLAISKAMAWGMDVVWLALAALALLGGAFAQARHHRLPAIDLALWRRPRFVWGWLATWGFGALSYGLLTVQPLYLLHLGYPMLEVAMWLTPTSVAVVVTSFLAGKIVKRVGAYGLIYAGSLLCGGACVLVLTQAGPTVWGLIASVVVGVGVGALAPGTSVATTLAARPHQYASAVGAATMARMVGGAVGIAVVSVVIDHPFMTGPFAGLAGALALCVAISVLIGALALTKITRLRPDPDDVMVKVPRRLLLELRMTLATVAAEADALLPVETRTPPTDPYTDAVPRPRSAEPGPLAGIRGHTN encoded by the coding sequence GTGCGTTCGTCACCAGCGGCCGTCCGGGGGACGGGCACGACCGGCGCGGACCGGCGTCACGGTGTGATGCTGCGCCTGGTCGGTGCGGGTGTCATGTTGACGGTGATGGCCGACACCACGGCCACCACCCTGGCAGTGGGAGTGCTGCGGTACACACCCGCCGGCGCCGGCATGCCGCTGGGTGACCTGGTGTGGCTGACCAGCGCGGCGTTCATCCCGATCGCGGCCCTGCTGGCCACCGCCGGCCGCTGGGCCGACCTGTTCGGCCGCCGCCGCGTGCTCGCCGTCGGGCTCGTGGTGTTCGTGCTGGGCGGGATCGCCACCGTCGCCGTGGAGCCCTGGTCGTACGTGCTGGCCGCACGGGCCGTCCAGGGCGCCGGAGCCGCGGCGATGATCCCGGCCAGCCTCGGGCTGCTGCTCGGCGAGCTGCCGGAGTCGCAGCGCCGCGGCGCGATCGCACTGTGGAGCTCCGCCTCCGGGCTGGGCTGCCTGCTCATGCAGGCGGGCGGCGGCTGGCTGGCCGCCACCGTCGGCTGGCGGGCGCTGTTCATCCCCGACGTCATCATCGGCGTGGCGCTGCTCATCGCGTGCGTGGCTCTCCCGTCCGGCCGGCGCACCCCCGCCAAGGGCATGCCGGACGTGCTCGGCGCCTGGCTGCTGGCCGCCGGGATCGCCGTCATCGTGCTGGCCATCTCCAAGGCCATGGCCTGGGGCATGGACGTGGTATGGCTCGCGCTGGCCGCGCTGGCCCTGCTCGGCGGCGCGTTCGCGCAGGCCAGGCACCACCGCCTGCCCGCGATCGACCTGGCCCTGTGGCGGCGGCCCCGGTTCGTCTGGGGCTGGCTGGCCACCTGGGGGTTCGGCGCGCTGTCGTACGGGCTGCTCACCGTGCAGCCGCTCTACCTGCTGCACCTCGGCTACCCCATGCTCGAAGTGGCCATGTGGCTGACCCCCACCTCGGTCGCCGTCGTCGTGACGAGCTTCCTGGCCGGAAAGATCGTCAAGCGGGTCGGCGCGTACGGTCTCATCTACGCCGGATCGCTGCTGTGCGGCGGCGCCTGCGTGCTCGTGCTGACGCAGGCGGGCCCCACCGTGTGGGGCCTGATCGCCAGCGTCGTGGTCGGCGTGGGGGTCGGCGCGCTCGCGCCCGGCACCTCCGTCGCCACCACCCTGGCCGCCCGCCCCCACCAGTACGCCTCCGCCGTCGGCGCGGCCACCATGGCCCGCATGGTCGGCGGAGCCGTCGGCATCGCGGTCGTGTCCGTCGTGATCGACCACCCGTTCATGACCGGCCCCTTCGCGGGCCTGGCCGGCGCGCTCGCCCTGTGCGTGGCCATCTCCGTGCTGATCGGAGCACTCGCCCTGACCAAGATCACCCGGCTCCGGCCGGACCCGGACGACGTCATGGTCAAGGTGCCCCGCCGGCTGCTGCTCGAGCTGCGTATGACCCTCGCCACCGTGGCGGCGGAGGCCGACGCGCTGCTGCCAGTCGAGACCCGCACACCCCCCACGGACCCCTACACGGACGCTGTCCCGCGGCCGCGATCGGCCGAACCCGGCCCCCTCGCAGGCATCCGCGGGCATACGAACTAG
- a CDS encoding FAD-dependent monooxygenase has protein sequence MATTSCDVAIVGAGLGGCFLALLLGRRGLNVVVIEQGPSVPSAGADFLKPPGLRVLARHGLADLVERHGLRRDLIRYYHDGDPIKECRFPDGGFLIRPYRELVELIYTSCAMQDVEFWFDASIADIAVGQGPVGERVEELMLQDGRRLRAGVVIGADGTKSAVRQALGIEQRTMPYERLLMRVATVPLSASVAQLNRLYFSSEGWLTYLYPINRDQARVFVGLPPEDDKEIFQDGIPALLDELKKFVTDSSDAFNALQPATWQLIKVSSLRVEAYHKGNAALLGSAAFACHPMTGMGMSYTLHDAEILADVICAAGDDPELLDKLLHARYEPRRHAHRQLIDYGDALAATFRDREAYLAAFRADLHILGEAAVPEPMPALQLA, from the coding sequence ATGGCAACCACATCGTGCGACGTAGCCATCGTCGGCGCCGGGCTCGGCGGCTGCTTCCTGGCCTTGCTGCTGGGCCGCCGCGGCCTGAACGTCGTCGTCATCGAGCAGGGACCCTCCGTCCCGAGCGCGGGCGCCGACTTCCTCAAGCCCCCGGGCCTGCGGGTGCTGGCCCGGCACGGGCTGGCCGATCTCGTCGAACGCCATGGCCTGCGACGCGACCTCATCCGCTACTACCACGATGGCGACCCCATCAAGGAGTGCCGCTTCCCCGACGGCGGCTTCCTCATCCGTCCCTACCGGGAGCTGGTCGAGCTCATCTACACCTCTTGCGCGATGCAGGACGTCGAGTTCTGGTTCGACGCCAGCATCGCGGACATCGCGGTCGGCCAGGGCCCGGTGGGTGAGAGGGTTGAAGAGCTCATGCTCCAGGATGGGCGGAGGTTGCGGGCCGGGGTGGTGATCGGCGCCGACGGCACCAAGTCCGCCGTGCGCCAGGCGCTGGGCATCGAGCAGCGGACGATGCCGTACGAACGGCTGCTCATGCGCGTGGCCACCGTGCCGCTGAGCGCCAGCGTCGCCCAGCTCAACCGGCTGTACTTCAGCTCGGAAGGCTGGCTCACCTACCTCTATCCGATCAACAGGGATCAGGCCCGCGTGTTCGTCGGCTTACCGCCCGAGGACGACAAGGAGATCTTCCAGGACGGCATCCCCGCACTGCTCGACGAGCTGAAGAAGTTCGTGACCGACAGCTCGGACGCGTTCAACGCCCTGCAGCCCGCCACCTGGCAGCTGATCAAGGTCTCGTCGCTGCGCGTGGAGGCGTACCACAAGGGCAACGCCGCCCTGCTCGGCTCCGCGGCGTTCGCCTGCCACCCGATGACCGGCATGGGCATGAGCTACACGCTGCACGACGCCGAGATCCTGGCGGACGTCATCTGCGCGGCGGGCGACGACCCGGAGCTGCTCGACAAGCTGCTCCACGCCAGGTACGAGCCGCGCAGGCACGCACACCGGCAGCTCATCGACTACGGCGACGCGCTGGCCGCGACGTTCCGGGACCGCGAGGCGTACCTGGCGGCCTTCCGCGCGGACCTGCACATCCTCGGCGAGGCCGCGGTGCCGGAGCCGATGCCCGCCCTGCAGCTCGCCTGA
- a CDS encoding DUF2382 domain-containing protein: protein MQTEIRNLLECHVVGSDGQSIGKVGQIYLNDHSGEPEWVTVRTGFFGMKQTFVPLANSRRSGDEIRVPFDKEMIKGAPNIDVDDRLSLSEEADLYRYYGMQPTDIPRQRTGEARTRGPVTGERERNGLTGEAAGLTGERAGMTGGMAGGMTGGVTDERDIEMTRSEEQLHIGKESRETGRVRLHKYVETENVQQTIPLSHEEVVVEREPIRDGQAAGTYEIQAEDREMILHEERAVVGKETKPVERIHVRKQDVQHEETVEGQVRKERLEIDEEGVTGDEKDMPFGRRGDMPPGR, encoded by the coding sequence ATGCAAACAGAGATCCGCAACCTACTCGAATGCCATGTGGTGGGGTCGGACGGACAGTCGATCGGAAAGGTAGGCCAGATCTACCTCAACGATCACTCGGGCGAGCCGGAGTGGGTGACCGTACGCACGGGGTTCTTCGGGATGAAGCAGACCTTCGTCCCGCTGGCCAACTCCCGCCGCTCGGGCGACGAGATCCGGGTCCCCTTCGACAAGGAGATGATCAAGGGCGCGCCGAACATCGACGTGGACGACCGCCTGTCTCTGAGCGAGGAGGCCGATCTCTACCGCTACTACGGCATGCAGCCGACCGACATCCCGCGCCAGCGCACCGGCGAGGCCCGTACCCGGGGCCCGGTCACCGGGGAGCGCGAGCGCAACGGCCTGACCGGTGAGGCCGCCGGCCTGACCGGCGAGCGGGCCGGCATGACCGGCGGGATGGCCGGCGGCATGACCGGCGGCGTCACCGACGAGCGCGACATCGAGATGACCCGGTCGGAGGAGCAGCTGCACATCGGCAAGGAGAGCAGGGAGACAGGCCGCGTTCGCCTGCACAAGTACGTCGAGACCGAGAACGTCCAGCAGACGATCCCGCTCTCGCACGAGGAGGTCGTGGTCGAGCGCGAGCCCATCCGCGACGGCCAGGCCGCGGGGACGTACGAGATCCAGGCCGAGGACCGCGAGATGATCCTGCACGAGGAGCGGGCCGTCGTCGGCAAGGAGACCAAGCCGGTCGAGCGCATCCACGTACGCAAGCAGGACGTCCAGCACGAGGAGACCGTCGAGGGCCAGGTCCGCAAGGAGCGGCTGGAGATCGACGAGGAGGGCGTGACCGGGGACGAGAAAGACATGCCCTTCGGCCGCCGCGGCGACATGCCGCCGGGCCGGTAA
- a CDS encoding exo-alpha-sialidase, giving the protein MPVTRAMVAALSMAAGLPAYHGPAQAGGGYCVLPDRPIQSGPYLVATASFLDWIHPNPPPAEPEPEGAERLDFAGFPNVSALDVTGPRGRPETKVIATYTTNVDKVVTLTSAAAVSEDGGRTFGPAGQTPLRESPIELHDGRFFATEYYLARTGPHTARLGVLTSSALEDGESWLRSEAVLTTPGDLLPGGAAHGAPIQLADGTILITAYARYSGTGAYQSEVYASRDGGRTFERRGVIAEPEPGFAYNEAAVEQAVDGSLVAVLRRDGGRYSTLHQSRSTDGGHTWEPVRELRLAGYDCVVRGVAPRLLLMPGGALVLSAGRPDNWLTVSPDGLGQEWLEPRVTYHNRDGIVDVRGSSGYTGLAAVGPHRFIQVFDNCKLPGVRPDGLLDETACPAHGRFEYGGRYAVKRLLFDVATPGTRLDLAALRRRGELRVSTDMRWTSPRRPRTRPGGALDGSTGYWSSAVARGRGRYVLHLDRPYPLARIGLSLRPGHPASARVYVSANGRSWGEPVVTIKDRVDHALRYDEIGRTARHVKIVTEPSAGCDPEIGRTCAVLNEVELYS; this is encoded by the coding sequence GTGCCGGTGACCAGAGCCATGGTCGCGGCCCTGTCCATGGCCGCCGGGCTGCCCGCGTACCACGGTCCGGCGCAGGCCGGAGGCGGTTACTGCGTGCTACCTGATCGCCCCATTCAGTCCGGCCCTTACCTCGTCGCCACTGCTTCCTTCCTAGACTGGATTCATCCGAATCCGCCGCCGGCCGAACCCGAGCCGGAGGGCGCGGAACGCCTCGACTTCGCCGGGTTCCCGAACGTGTCGGCCCTCGACGTGACCGGCCCCCGCGGCCGTCCCGAGACGAAGGTGATCGCCACGTACACCACGAACGTGGACAAGGTCGTCACCCTCACCAGCGCCGCCGCCGTCTCGGAGGACGGCGGGCGCACCTTCGGCCCGGCCGGCCAGACGCCGCTGCGGGAGTCGCCGATCGAGCTGCACGACGGCCGGTTCTTCGCCACGGAGTACTACCTGGCCAGGACGGGCCCGCACACGGCTCGCCTGGGCGTGCTCACCTCGTCCGCGCTGGAGGACGGCGAGAGCTGGCTGCGCTCGGAGGCCGTCCTGACCACGCCCGGCGACCTGCTGCCCGGCGGGGCCGCGCACGGGGCGCCGATCCAGCTCGCCGACGGGACGATCCTGATCACGGCCTACGCGCGCTACAGCGGCACCGGGGCGTACCAGTCCGAGGTGTACGCCAGCCGCGACGGCGGGCGCACGTTCGAGCGGCGCGGGGTGATCGCCGAGCCCGAGCCCGGGTTCGCCTACAACGAGGCGGCGGTCGAGCAGGCGGTGGACGGCAGCCTCGTGGCGGTGCTGCGCCGCGACGGCGGCAGGTACTCCACGCTGCACCAGAGCCGCTCCACCGACGGCGGGCACACCTGGGAGCCGGTGCGGGAGCTGCGCCTGGCCGGCTACGACTGCGTGGTGCGCGGGGTGGCGCCCCGGCTGCTGCTGATGCCCGGCGGCGCGCTCGTGCTGAGCGCCGGGCGGCCGGACAACTGGCTCACGGTCTCGCCCGACGGGCTCGGGCAGGAGTGGCTGGAGCCGCGAGTGACCTACCACAACCGCGACGGCATCGTGGACGTGCGCGGCTCCTCCGGCTACACGGGGCTGGCCGCCGTCGGGCCGCACCGGTTCATCCAGGTGTTCGACAACTGCAAGCTGCCCGGGGTGCGGCCGGACGGGCTGCTCGACGAGACGGCGTGCCCGGCCCACGGCCGCTTCGAGTACGGCGGCCGGTACGCGGTCAAGCGCCTGCTGTTCGACGTCGCCACGCCCGGCACCCGGCTGGACCTGGCCGCGCTGCGCCGCCGCGGCGAACTGCGCGTCTCCACCGACATGCGCTGGACGAGCCCCCGGCGGCCCCGGACGCGCCCCGGCGGCGCGCTGGACGGCAGCACCGGCTACTGGTCGAGCGCCGTCGCCCGGGGCAGGGGCCGCTACGTGCTGCACCTGGACCGGCCGTACCCGCTGGCCCGGATCGGCCTGAGCCTGCGCCCCGGGCATCCCGCGAGCGCGCGCGTGTACGTGTCGGCGAACGGCCGCTCCTGGGGCGAGCCGGTCGTCACGATCAAGGACCGGGTCGACCACGCCCTGCGCTACGACGAGATCGGCCGCACCGCCCGGCACGTCAAGATCGTCACCGAGCCCTCGGCGGGCTGCGACCCGGAAATCGGCCGCACGTGCGCGGTGCTGAACGAAGTCGAGCTCTATTCGTGA